A window of Scophthalmus maximus strain ysfricsl-2021 chromosome 10, ASM2237912v1, whole genome shotgun sequence contains these coding sequences:
- the LOC118283948 gene encoding zinc finger protein 184, translating to MFAFALFYLLPPIPHKSLFPRVRWFKILRRHNADSGKGSCRPQPLCACRGQQISASRGLSSATSVAWELAPQRRVRKGDIKMSAPLLLGAFVQERLTAAAEEILEVFQRTIEKYEEEASSSKQEIERLRGLLQEFSSRGEETPREQRSNTEPEAEASLGDDQRDPEPRIIKEEDQEFWARQQDAEPGGELNDASDLYLPQPAARQTRGKEDTKPLLQPRTHNGEREEQTQASRETRTVQCILPFPSSPPSQTQIQNDGIPHGRERERPAASSMSRTEQTQRSIVPTRESTELSRLTSVAPGCHCYLCDKSFSSNYHLINHAFRMHAKDAGCLCAVCGKRLDSHDGLDVHLKSHKASKCCHVCGKHCNSTTALAEHMTSHTGVKLHRCHVCGKECSRKGDLKIHMRIHTGEKPFCCSFCCKSFTHSGHLRKHMRSHTGERPHRCSVCGKGYLQSAHLKYHLGTHTQKY from the exons ATGTTTGcttttgcattgttttatttgctGCCTCCCATCCCCCACAAATCCCTGTTTCCTCGAGTTCGTTGGTTTAAGATTTTAAGGAGACACAATGCAGACTCGGGAAAAGGCAG CTGCCGTCCACAGCCGCTGTgcgcctgcagggggcagcagataTCTGCGTCCCGTGGTTTGTCTAGTGCTACTTCCGTAGCTTGGGAGCTAGCGCCACAGAGAAGGGTCCGGAAGGGTGATATCAAGATGTCTGCCCCGCTGCTCCTCGGGGCCTTTGTGCAGGAGCGACTGACAGCTGCGGCCGAGGAAATACTGGAGGTTTTTCAGAGGACGATAGAAAAGTACGAAGAGGAGGCGTCCAGCTCCAAGCAGGAGATCGAGAGGCTCAGGGGTCTGCTGCAAGAGTTTTCAAGCCGAGGAG AGGAAACTCCCCGCGAGCAGCGCTCAAACACCGAGCCGGAGGCGGAGGCGAGCCTCGGCGACGATCAGAGGGACCCGGAGCCTCGAATCATTAAAGAGGAAGATCAGGAGTTCTGGGCCCGTCAACAAGACGCGGAGCCGGGTGGAGAGCTCAACGATGCTAGTGACTTGTATCTCCCGCAGCCAGCCGCCCGGCAGACCCGCGGGAAGGAGGACACAAAACCGCTCTTGCAACCTCGGACTCACAACGGAGAAAGGGAGGAGCAGACTCAGGCGTCACGAGAAACTAGAACTGTACAGTGCATTCTACCTTTCCCCTCATCGCCGCCTTCGCAAACTCAGATCCAAAATGACGGGATCCCACACGGTCGGGAACGCGAGAGACCTGCCGCAAGTTCTATGTCGAGGACAGAACAAACCCAGAGGTCAATTGTCCCCACCAGAGAGTCCACCGAGCTATCTCGTTTGACTTCAGTTGCACCCGGCTGTCATTGCTATTTGTGCGATAAATCTTTTTCCTCCAACTATCACTTGATAAATCACGCATTTCGCATGCACGCGAAGGATGCGGGTTGTCTCTGCGCTGTGTGTGGAAAGAGGCTAGATTCCCACGATGGTCTGGACGTGCATCTGAAATCACACAAGGCCTCGAAATGTTGCCACGTGTGCGGCAAACACTGCAACAGCACCACGGCCCTGGCTGAACACATGACCAGCCACACCGGGGTGAAGCTGCACCGCTGCCACGTGTGTGGGAAAGAGTGCAGCCGGAAAGGGGATTTGAAGATACACATGAGGATCCACACAGGCGAGAAGCccttctgctgctccttctgctGTAAAAGTTTCACCCACAGCGGACACCTGCGGAAGCACATGAGAAGCCACACGGGAGAGAGGCCGCACCGCTGCAGTGTCTGCGGCAAAGGATATCTACAGAGCGCGCACCTCAAATACCACCTAGGGACTCACACtcagaaatattga